From the Rhizobium sp. ARZ01 genome, the window CCGTTTTGCGAGAAAGAAGTTGACGCGGGCGATCTGTGCCTCCCAAAGCCCGAATCCGGCCAGAAAATGCGCCTTGATCCGGCTTCAACGCCCGGCAAACCAAATCGTTCCTGTGTGAAACCGTCAATCGGACTTCCTCGCCCGGGCACGCTCGTCCGAAAGCTCCATCGTCGTGCGGCTGAGGCGGCTTGCCAGCACCCGCATGACTTCGATCGTTACTTCCGGAAAATCACTCAGGAGCTTCAGGAAGTGCTCCTTGCTGATCCTGAGCGCCTCCAGGCTGGTCGTGGCCTTGACCGTCGCCGTACGTGACACGTCGCAGAGGATCGCGATTTCGCCGACGATCGAGTTGTTCTCGACCTCGGCGACCTTGATCTGGCCGCCCGGCGTTTCCACCAGAATGTCGGCGCGGCCAGTCAGGATCACATAGGCGGCATCGCCACTGTCGCCCTGCCGGAACAGGATTTCGCCGGCCGCGTAGGCCACGCGATCCGATGTGAATGCGAGAAGCTTCAGCTTCGTCGGATCCACTCCGGCAAACAGCGGCACCCGCCGCAACATCTGTACCTCGTCTTTCAGCAGCATCGCCTTTTCCGTCCCCATTCACTGCGGCGCTTTGGCCTTATCGTTTCATTATGACACCAATTCCTTGAATGTCGCATTGTCTGCGAGATCGGCATGTTTACCGTCTCCCACGAGCCGGCCTTTGTCGAAGATCAAAACCCGATCGAAAAGATCCGTCAGCGACGTGTTCGACAGCACCCAGACAATCGCCGATTCCTGGCCGTTGTTGCGCACCAGCGTCAGCGCGTTCTGGCAGATCTGTTCCTGCGTCCGTGAATCGAGTGCCGGCAACGGGCGGTTGAAGACATAGAAATCGGACCGTCGCAGCAGCGCGCGGGCAAGATTGAGTTTCTGGCGTTGCACCTGGGTGATCCGCCGTCCGCCCGGGCCGAGATTGAATTCCAGACCGATCGACAGGACCTGGTCAAAGAGGCCGGGCTCGCTGAGCAGCGAGATCACCATGGCGCGTACACGCTCCGGGCCGTCTGCCTGGCGATGGCTGACGCGGCCGAAGAGCACGTTGTCCATGATGCTGGCCGAGGCCGTATAGGTGTCCGGGTCGTAGCGTTCGAACGCGCCTGTCATTTCCTCCGGCATGCCTTCGTGGAACTGGCGGCGGGCCTCGACGATCTTGGTCATCAGTTCATCGCTCAGGAGACCGAAGCGATGCCGCGGCTCGATGTAGGCAAAGCTCAGGCGGATGATATCGCGCCCGTCCTCGTCGGAGACCTCGGAGTAGTCCTTGCCCTTCAGCTTCTGCAGCAACTGCTGATAATGCGGGATGTCGTCCGCCGTCATGAAGGTGAGCTGCTGGAAGAACGGATGATCCGGCGGCAGGCCGGCAAAGAGCTCGACCGCGTTCTCGGCGATCTCGTAACCCATTTCGTAGAGGGTGCGGTCGAGGCCGTTGCGCGTGACGACGTCGATGAAGTATTTGTTGCGGCCAATGCCGCGTCCCATCAGTTCTTCGTCGATTGCGTTGCCGAACAGGAGGTTCTCGCCAAGCGTGGCTTCGACGTTGTAGCGATCCGGCTCAAACGGCACGACGAGGTTGCCGAGACCGGCCTTTTCCAGCTCCTCGCGGAAGGTCTGGCGCAGCGCGACGATATGGGTCGCCAACTGCTCGTGCGCCGCAGGATCGATGGTGGAGCGCAGCGCCAGTTCAAGGATGTCCTTGGTCAGGTAGACGCAGTCGAGAACCGCGGCGACGGAGTGGAAGAGGTCGTCCGGGCCGGTTGCGCCCGCCGCTTCGTAGTCGATCCAGTCGCTGTGGATGTCGAAGTCGGGGTTTCCGGCAGCCTTCGCCTCGTCGATCTCCCACTTGCGCATGCCTATGTGTGCATCGTCATACTCGGCATCCCGGAGTGGCGCGTGCTTGAGGCCGTAGAGCAGGTTGTCGCGCAGCGAGCCGAAGAAGAAGTAGGCATCCGAGGCGACATAGGTGATGCGCCGTCCGGTCACCGACTCCGGAAGGTCGAACAGATCCGTGCTTCCCGCCGAGATGCGCCCGGATTCCGGCCAGACGGTCCGGCCGATCGCCTCGGCAAGCGCCTCGCCGCCGGCCGCGGCCCCGCCGATGATCGCGGTGAATTCGCCGGGGGCGAACTGGATCGAGACATGTTCCAGGGTAGGTGCGCCGCTGTCGTCGGTAAGCGTCAGGTTGAAAGCCGACAGCGGGCCGTCGAGACGTTGCGGCTCATCGACCGAGACGACCTGCAGGGCAGGATCGATCAGGTTGTCAGTCTTGAACTGCTCGACAACCTGAGTGTACTTGACCTGCACGTCCTGGCGGGCCTGGTCCCAGTCGATCAGTTCCTTCAGCGGGCCGGGGAGATCCTTGTAGGCGGCGATCACGGCGACGAGCTGGCCAATATCGAGCCGACCCTGCAGCGCCAGATAACCGCCGATGCTGTAGAACAGGAATGGCGTGACCGAGGCCAGGAAGTTGTTGATGAACTTGACCAGAAATTTCCACTGGTAGAGGTCGTAACGGATCTTGAAGATCCGTCCGAGCCGAGCTGCGACGTCGGCGCGTTCGAGGTTGGACGTATCGTAGGCGTGGATCGTGCCGATGCCGTCGACGATCTCGCTGACGCGGCCGGCCAGTTCGCGCGCGGTCAATTGCCTTTCCCTGCCGAGAACCAGAAGCCGGCGCCGCATGCGCGGGATGAGCACCGCCTGGACGGCGACGATGATGCCGGCAATCATGCCGAGCCAGACGTTCTGCACGAAGATGAAGAACAGCGCGGTCGCTGCCTGACCGCCGAGCAGGGCCGGGGCGACGAAGGCGTCGCCGGTGAAGCCGCCGAGCGGCTCCACCTCGTCCTTGACCATGCTGGCGATCTCCGCACCCTTCATGCGCTTGAATTTTGAAGGTGGAAAGCGGAGCACCCGATCCACCAGCTCGAAGCGAATGCGGCGCAGAAGGCGTTCGCCGAGCCGGCCCTTGTAGGTGTTGATGTAGAGCTTGAAGAGGCCGTTGATGACGACCAGGCCTAGGAAGACCAGGCTGAGCGCCATCAGCATCTGCAGGCGGTTCAGCTCGATCCCCGGGAAAAACACGACGTTGCCAAAGAACGGCAGGGCGAACTCGATCCGCATGAAGAGCTGCCGTGCGGCCTCACCCTCGAAGCCTTGCCCCTGGATCGGTCCGTTGACGATCTGCTTGGGCAGATCGAACGACATGAAATAGGGGATCATCGACAGCGCGACGATCAGCAGAATCCAAAGCTGCTGTTTGCGCGTGTGAGTCCAGATATAGTGTGTCAGGCCTTTTTCCATGAACTTTCAGACCGTGGAGGAGAAATCAGGGATGCGCGCGTCGTAACCTGACGGTGCGCCGTAGCGACCGCCACTCGCGTGGCGTGAAAGGCTACCACACGCGTGGTGTGAAGGTTGCCCCGTCACGTTGCCAAACCGCGATATAGGCATCGTGAAAGCTCCAGAAAAGGCGAAAATCGCTGCGTCGCCCCGGCCCCAGTCACATTGCAGTGAAATGCGTTTTTACATTGATTGCAAGGGCCTGGCGCATCCGGCTTGGCAAAGTGCAGGAATACTGGGGTGCCTCATCGCACAGAAGTCTGTCGCGCAAGGTCGCTGACGGAGGTTCCGGCGAGAAGTGCGCGCAGGATGCTCGACGTTCTTCGCGCACCGTCGAGGTCGAGCGGCGGCAGGTTCTGTGTCGGCCGTTGCAGCGCCGTTTCGATCGCCCGTGTCAGCCCCTCCGGCGAAAGCGTGCATTCCGGAACGACCGTGGCAAGCCCAAGCTTCTCAAGACGCAGGGCACGGGCGGTCTGCTCGGTTTCGCCGCCGGCAGTGAACGGCACGAAGACGGCGCGGCAACCGGCGCGGAGTATGTCGCATACGGTGTTGTATCCGGATTGGGATACGGAGAGCCGCGCGGCTGCAAGCAGGCTTGGGAAATCCGGCCGGAAGCGTACGACGGAGACGTTGTCGGGAGCACTGTCGACGGTGGCTTCAAAGGCGGTTTGCGGCAGGTTGGGGCCCGCGATGAGGCACCAGCGCAGGGCCTTGGGCAGGGCGCGCGCAGCGCCTATGGCGGCCTCGTTCAACGCAGCGCCAACGGCGCCGCCGCCGGCCGAGACGAGGATGTCGAAACGCTCGGAGGGCGGGGCGGGCCGCGGGGCGGCGACAAGCCCGGTGTAGATGACCCTGTCAGCGATCCGTTCCGCCAGCGAGAAGCTGTCCTCCAGCCTTGCGAAGGACGGATCGCCATGGACGAGGATGCCATCAAAGTGACTGGTCGCAAGCGCCACGCTCTCCTCGTCGCGGCCGGGCTTGCTCTTCTCCTGCAGGATGTCGCGCAGCGAGGAGAGCACGATCGGTCGTTCCTTCATACCGGCGATTTCATCCAGCAGCGGAAGAAGTTCGAAGCGCACCTGGCGGCGGCCGAACGGAAAAGCTTCGATGATGACAATGTCCGGCCTGATTTCCCGGAAGGCTGCGAGCAGGAGATCGCGACGGCGATCGCGGAAGGCGTCGTCGACCGGGTTGCCCGCGAGATCGACGAGGCCGGAGAAGCCGGCATCGCCTGCGACCACGGGCGGCAGCTCGACGTGCTTGATGCCGGCACCGGGAAAACCCTGTACCGGCGCCCCGCCCGTGACCATGGTTACGTCGAAGCCGTCCCCGACGAGGGCCCGGGCGATGCGGCTGGCGCGGGCAATGTGGCCGATTCCGAGAAGGTGCTGGACGTAGAAGAAAACGCGCGGCCCCGGCATTCCGATTTCGCTCATCAGGCGGCCTGCCATTCGTTTTCGAAGAGGGTCTTTAGCTGGCGGATGCTGGTGTGGTGGTCGAATTCGGAGCGAACGCGTTGCTCCGCTGCCTCACCGAGCCGTTTGCGCAGCGCCGGGTCGCGGATCAGCTGTTCAATCGCGGTCGCCAGCGCCTTCGGATTCTCCGGCGGCACGACGAGACCGTTTTCGCCGTCCTTCAGAAGCTCCGGGATGCCGGAGATGTTGGTCGATACGCAAACCAGCCGCTGGCTCGACGCCTCTACCAGCACGTTCGGCAGGCCGTCCCGGTCGCCATCGGATGTGATGCGGCAGGCAAGTGCGAACAGGTCCGAACGGCGATAGTGGTCGAGCACGTCCTGCTGGTCGAGCGCGCCGTTCCAGGTGATCCGGCCGGCGATGCCGAGTTTTTCGGCGAGCTGTTTCATGGCTGCAAGGTTAGGCCCGCCGCCGATGTGGATGAACCGCCAGGAAAGTTCGGCGGGCAGCAGCGACAGTGCATTGAGCAGCACGTCATAGCCCTTCTTGTCGACTGCGCGGCCGACGCTGACGATCGTCACCGGGTTGTCCCGGTCAGATCCGTCGCGCATCGAATGCTCGCCCGGAAAGGGGGCGAAGCGATCGAGATCGAGGCCGTGATAGCTCAGATGGACGTGGTTCTTGCCGTTCGCCAGCACGCGCAGGCGGTCGAATCCGGTCTGGTTGCAGGTCACCGTCCAGCGTGTGTCGGAGAGCTTGCCTTCCAGCTCCCAGTCGGGAGAGGTCCAGATGTCCTTGGCATGCGCCGAGCAGGTCCAGGGGATGCCGTTCATCAGGCTCGTATAACGCGCCACGGATGCGGGCGTATGGATGAAATGGGCGTGCAGCCAGTCCGTTCCCGCCGGCCATTCGGCGCAAAGCACGGCGGCCTGCCCGAAGCGGCGGAAGCGGTTGGGGGTAAAATCACGGCGCAGGTCTTTCAGGAACGCACGGAAGGCGGCCTTGAAGCCGGGCAGCCGATAGCTTTTGACGAGCCCACGAACGACGCGCAGCGGTTCCTGGTACAGGTATTCCGGGAGATAATGCACGGGCGCCCGGATTTCGTCATGGACCGGATGGCGCTTGGTATCGGTCGGATGACGCATGGAAATGAGCGTCAGATCGAAGCCGGCCCTTTCCAGCCCCAGCAGTTCCTGGGCGATGAAGGTTTCCGACAGCCGCGGATAGCCCTTCAGGATGACGGCGATTTTCTTCTGCGATGTCAATTCTTGTCAGCCTTGTACAATGGAGAGCCGCGTGTTGTCCCGGCTCACCAGCAGGTCGCCGACGATCTGGGAAATGTGCGGCAATCCTTCAAGTCTCAATGCCTTTGATGTCTTTGACGGTGGCGCGCGATGGGGCAGCGCCTTCAGCACCTTGGAAAGGACCAGCGGCTGGCGGGATTCTTCCGGGGACAGCATTTCGACGAGGCCGAGTTCGGAGGCGCGGGTGGCCCGGATCAGCTGTTCCTCGCGCGGGTTGACGCGGGGGATGATCAGTGCCGGCTTGTCGAAGGAGAGGATCTCGCAATAGGTGTTGTAGCCGCCCATGGCAACGACTGCGGTCGCGCCCGCGATCAGTTCCTCCATGCGGTTGTCGAACTCGATCACCTCGATATAGGGGATCTTCGATCCCTTGCGCAAAAGCTTCTGCCGCTGATTGGCCGGCATGTAGGGGCCGAGCACGATCAGGGCCTTGTGCGTCAGGTCCGGATCCTCCTTGTAGGCATGGACGACGTCGTGGATCAGAGAGGCGCCGTCGCCGCCGCCGCCGGTGGTCACCAAAATATAGTCGCCCTTAGGCCGGTGTTCCGAGCCCTGCTCCTGCGAGACGCTGCGCTGCAGGAAGCCGACGAAGTTCATGCGTGCCCGAACCGAAGCCGGGACATCGAGACCGACCAGCGGATCGTAGAAATCCGGCGGGCCGTAGACCCAGACCTTGTCATAATACTTGGCGATCTTGCCCATGACGTCATGGCGCTTCCATTCGGCGTCGAGCAGATGCGGCGCATCCATGACGTCGCGCAGGCCGAGCACCAGCGTCGTGCCGCAGGCTTTCAGATAGGCGAGCGTCTCCTCGACCTCGCCGCGCAGCCCCATCGGCTCCTTGTCGACGATGAAGATGTCGGGCTGGAAGCTCTCGGCCGTGTGCCGGATGATCGACTGCCGCATCTTCAGCGTCTCGTGCAGGTCGATATGCTGTTCCATCGACGTATATTCGCCGTTGCGCAGCTTGATGACGCTCGGAATCTTCACGAAATCGACGCGGGCGCGATAGTCGAAGGCGCCGGCTATCGGGGAGCCGGAGATGATCAGGACGTTGAGGCCGCGGAAATCCTCGACCAGCGAGTGCGCGATCGTGCGGCAGCGCCGCAGGTGGCCAAGACCAAACGTGTCATGGCTGTACATCAGAATCCGGGCGTCTTCCAGACGTCGTGTCATCGGATACTCCACACAGGTTGAACGACCGAACTTAGAAGCCAGTACTAGGATTCGCTAATCATGCATCGCACAATTTCGTTATTTGTACGGATCGGCCGCGTCCCGCAAGCCGTCGCCAAGGAAATTGAACGCGAGTATCACCAGAATGACCGGGATCATCGGGAACAATAGCCACGGATAGAAGGCGATGACACTGACGCTGCGCGCCTCGGTGAGCAGGATGCCCCAGCTGGTGATCGGCGGGCGCAGGCCGAGGCCGAGGAAGCTGAGTGCGGTTTCGCCGAGAATCATGCCGGGAATCGAGATGGTTGCGGTCGCGATCAGGTGCGACATGAAACCGGGCACGAGATGGCGGCCGATGATGCGGCTGCTCTTGGCGCCCATCAGTTGCGCCGCCAGTACGTAGTCCTCCTCGCGCAGGGCGAGGAGCTTCGAGCGAACAGCGCGCGCGAGCCCCGTCCAGTCGAGCAGGCCGAGAATGACGGTAATGCCGAGATAGACCAGGATCGGGCTCCAGCTGACGGGCATGATCGCGGCGAGCGCCATCCACAGTGGGATACTCGGGATCGACTGCAGGACCTCGATGATACGCTGGACGAAGAGGTCAATGTAGCCGCCGTGATAGCCTGCGAGTCCTCCGATGACGATACCGAGCGTGAAGCTCACCGCAATGCCGATCAGGCCGATGGTGATCGAGATCCGGGCGCCGTAGATGATGCGTGACAGCACGTCTCGGCCGAGCCGATCGGTGCCGAGCAGGAACATCTCGCCACCCTCGGCCGGGCAGACGAGGTGGGTGCTCGCATCGAACAGGCCCCAGAAGCGATAGGGGTCGCCCGAGCAGAAGAAGCGCAGCTTCTGCACGTCGTTCTTGTTGTCGGTGTAGACGCGCCGCAGCGTGTCCATGTCGAGCGTCATCTCGCGCCCGTAGACGAACGGCCCGACGAACTGCCCCTCGTGGAACAGGCGCACCCGTTGCGGCGGGGCATGGATGAAGTCCATGTTGCGCGTGTGCAGGTTATAGGGCGCCAGGAACTCGGCGATGACGATCATGAAGTAGAGCGCCAGCAGGAAGATGGCGGAGGCGAGCGCCAGTCGGTGCTTCTTGAACTTCCACCACATCAGTCGCGTCTGCGAGGCCTGGAAGACCTTGGCCTGGCCGGCCGTCATCGCCTCGACCGAGTAGGGATCGAAGGGAGCAGTCGAAACGTAATGCTGCAGGGGGGAGCCGGATGGCGGCAGCGGTGAATTCATTTGGTGCTCCCGCCTTGAAGTCGGATGCGCGGATCGAGAAGGGCGAGCGCGATATCGGAGATCAGCACGCCGATGACGGTGAGGAAGGCAAGGAACATCAGGAACGAGCCGGCCAGATACATGTCCTGGCTCTGCAATGCCTTGATCAGCATCGGCCCGGTTGTCTCCAGCGACAGCACGATGGCCGTGATTTCAGCGCCCGAAATGATCTGCGGCAGGATTGAGCCGATGTCGGAGATGAAGAAGTTCAACGACATGCGGAGCGGATATTTCACCAACGCGCGGAACGGGTTCATGCCCTTGGCGCGCGCCGTCACCACGTATTGCTTCTGCAATTCGTCGAGCAGATTGGCGCGAAGCCGGCGCACCATCCCGGCCGTACCGGCGGTGCCGATGATGATGACCGGGATCCAGAGGTGCTCGAGGATCGACTTCGCCTTGGCCCAGCTCATCGGCTCGTTGAGGTACTGCTGGTCCATCAGGTGGCCGATCGAGGTGCCGAACCAGATGTTGGCGAAGTACATCAGGATCAGCGCCAGCATGAAATTGGGGATGGCGAGGCCAAGGAGCCCCAAGAACGTCAGGCCGTAGTCGCCCCAGCTATATTGATGCGTGGCCGAATAGATGCCGATCGGAAAGGCCAGCAGCCAGGTGAACAGGATGGTGACGAAGGAAACGAGCACTGTCAGCCATAGCCGGTCGCCGACCACTTCGGAAACGGGGAGCTGGTACTCGAAGGAGTAGCCGAAATCGCCCTGGAGCATGCCGCCGACCCAGTGGAAGTAGCGGATCGGCGCCGGCTGGTCGAAACCGTAGCGCTCGCGCAGCGCATCGATCTCCTCCATGTCGGCCTCTTCGCCCATGGCCCGCAATTCCGAGACGTAGCTCTCGAAATAGTCACCCGGCGGCAGCTCGATGATGGTGAAGACGAGGACCGAGATCAGGAAGAGCGTCGGTACCATGACGGCGATGCGCCAGAGGATGTATCGCAGCATCGGTCAGGCGCTCCCGTCGAACCAGAAGGTGTCGGGCATGTAGGCTCCCATGAAAGCAGTCGGGTCGAAGCCGTACAGCCCTTTCTCCGGCACGTTCTTGATCTTCCTGTTGGTAAGGACTGGCTGCAGCGTTCCGTTGACGATACCGATCGAGAACACCTGGTCGGTGTAGATCGACAGCATTTCCCTCCAGATCCCCTCGCGCTCGGCAGTCGATGTCGTGCGCTTCCAGAGCTTCATCAGGTCGACCAGCCGTTTTGCTTCGGGAAGGTCCGGCGCCTCGCCCTTCTGTTCGGCAGAGAGATAGTGCAAGCCCCAGACCGGCCATTGCAGTTGCTCGTCGCCGGTCGGCGCCAGTGCGGACGGCGACATGTCTGCGGTCGGAATGCCGTTGTCGATGCCCTGCTGCACCGAAATCATGATCTCGCCGCCAAGTGCGCGGCTGCGGAACACGTCGCGCTGTGAGGTGCGTACATGGAGTTTCAGCCCCACCTCCCGCCAGTGGTCGGTGACCAGTTCCAGCACGTCGGTTTCCAGCGTGCTCTCGCCGGCCGATTCCACGATTAGGCTCGCTTCCCGTCCGTCCGGCAGGAGGCGCAGGCTTTCGTCCTCGTTCCAGGTCAGCCCAGCCTCGTCCAGAAGCCGGTTGGCCAGGCCGGGATCGAACTGTGCCCAGGCGCGCTGGTACTCCTCCTTGAAGAGGGGGCTTTGCGGCAGGATCGTATCGGCGCTCTCGCGCGCCAGCCCGAAGAAGCTCGCCTTGTTGATCTCCTCGCGGTCGATCGCCACCGACAGCGCCCGGCGGAAGCGGACGTCGCGGAAGAGGTCGCGCCAAACCTGGTCGCCGCAATTGAGGTTCGGCAGCAGCGCGATGCGCGAGCCCTGCGTGTGCTCCCACAGGCGGACCTTGATCGGGTAGCGCTTCTCGGCGTCCTTGAGGAACGTGTAGTCGGCGAAGTCGAGGCCGTTCGCCTGGATGTCGGTTTCTCCGGCCCCGGCCTTGGCGGGGATGATGCCCGAGGCAGAGACGTTCAACAGCACCCTGTCGATATAGGGCAACTGCTGGCCTGTTTCGTCGACGCGGTGGAAATAGGGATTGCGCTCGAAGATGAACTGCTCGGCCGGCGGTGCGATCGTATTGCGCCACGGGTCGAGCGTCGGCAGGTCCGGGTTTTCCGGGCGGTAGGTCCGCGAACGGTTAATATGCAGGCCGGTCCAGTCGTCGGTGCCTTCTTCCTCGACGAGCTTCTTTAGCGTGTCGGCATCGGCGTATTTCGCATGAAACTGCTTCATGTAATGGGCTGGAAGCACGATCGTCAGCGGCTGGGGTCCCGAGAGCCTCTGCAGGAAATCGGGCTTGGGGACGTCCCACGAGTAACGTACCGTCAGCGGGTCGACCACCTCGAAGCGGGGTGGCTGGCCTTCGGAGAGGAGATCGAGCGGCAGGCCGCGCGGACGCATCTCCTTGTTGTTGAGCACGTCTTCCCAATAGTAGACGAAATCGTCTGTCGTGAAGGGGTGTCCGTCCGACCAGCGATGTCCGTCGCGAAGCCGGAAGGTATAGACGCGGTTTTCGACCTGTTCGAAGCTCTCGAGGATATCCGGTTGCAGCACGAGATGCTCGTCGATGCCGACGAGGCGTGCGTAACCGTTGATGGTCATCAGGCGGATGTCCTTCTGGCCGCCGATGATCATGCGCGCCGAGCCGCCATACTGGCCGGGCGTGCGCCCCATCGATGCCATGTTGACGACGCGCGGAACCTTCGGAATGCGCTCGGCCATCGGCGGCAGGGAGCCGTCGGCGAGCTTGTCCTTGAAGAACTCCGGTTCGTGCAGCATGGCCGCTGCTTGCGCCAGAGACACCGGGAGGCAAGTAGAGGCGAGCATGCCAAGAAGGGTTCGACGCGTGATCACGGGCGCAGCTCCTTCACATCCGCATTCCGACGGGCGAGCACGAGGTGACCCTCGCCGAGATCCACCGTCGCCAGCCCGTCGCCGCCGGGATCTCGCTGGAACTGTGCGGACCAGTTCCGCATGTCGCTGGCGCTCGCAGCCTTCAGCGCCGAGAAGTCCAGTGGCCGGTCGAGATCGGGGAAGGGCACCGCTGCAAGGAGCGATTTCGTATAGGGATGGACGGGCGCCCGCATGAGCGTTTCACGCGGCGCAAGCTCGACGATCCGCCCTGCGCACATTACCGCGATCCGATCGGCCATATAGTCGACAACAGCCAGATTGTGCGAAATGAACAGATAGGTCAAGCCGAGGTCTTTTTGCAGGTCTTTCAAGAGGTTGAGGATCTGTGCCTGCACCGATACGTCAAGTGCCGACACCGGCTCGTCGCAGATGAGCAGTTCGGGTCCCAGCGCCAGCGCGCGGGCAATGCCGATCCTCTGGCGCTGGCCCCCGGAAAACGAGTGCGGATAGCGGTTCAGGTAGCGGCGGTTGAGGCCGATCACCTCCATCAGGGCGCCGACCGTCTCCTGGCGGGACTTGGACGTGCCGCGGTCGTGGATCTCCAGCGGCTCTGCGAGGATGTTCTGCACGGTCATGCGCGGCGACAGCGAGGAGACCGGATCCTGGAACACCATCTGGATCTTGGCGCGCAGCTTCTGCAGGTCGGAGCCCTCGGCCTTGAGCACGTCGACCGGACCATTGCGGTCGTTGAAGGTGATCGAGCCGGAATCCGGGGTTACGGCGCGCATAAGCATCTTGCTGACGGTCGTCTTGCCGCAGCCGCTCTCGCCGACGAGGCCGAGGCATTCGCCGCGGCGTATGTCGAAGCTGACGCCGTCGACCGCACGAACGGGCGCTTCCACCGAGGGTCGGAAGAAGCCGCCCTTGCGGATCTGGAACGACTTGGTGACGTCGCGCACCGAAAGCAGGATCTCCGAACCGGCGGCCTCCTTCGTACTGCCGGTCGTGCCGATCAGGTGCGATGCATTGACCGGCACGTCGCGCAGCGCCTTCAGCCGTTCGCCGGGCTTCATGTCGAAATGCGGCACCGCGGCCATCAGGCCCTTGAGATAGGGATGGGCCGGCCGACGGAAGATGTCCTCGACGGGGCCTGCCTCCATGATCTCGCCGTGGTAGATCACCACCACCTCGTCGGCGACATTGGCGACGACACCGAGATCATGGGTGATTAGCAGCATCGCCATGTTGAATTCCTGCTGCAGGTCCTTCAGCAGCCGGAGGATCTGCGCCTGGATCGTCACGTCGAGCGCTGTGGTCGGTTCGTCGGCGATCAGCAGC encodes:
- a CDS encoding ABC transporter permease, translated to MLRYILWRIAVMVPTLFLISVLVFTIIELPPGDYFESYVSELRAMGEEADMEEIDALRERYGFDQPAPIRYFHWVGGMLQGDFGYSFEYQLPVSEVVGDRLWLTVLVSFVTILFTWLLAFPIGIYSATHQYSWGDYGLTFLGLLGLAIPNFMLALILMYFANIWFGTSIGHLMDQQYLNEPMSWAKAKSILEHLWIPVIIIGTAGTAGMVRRLRANLLDELQKQYVVTARAKGMNPFRALVKYPLRMSLNFFISDIGSILPQIISGAEITAIVLSLETTGPMLIKALQSQDMYLAGSFLMFLAFLTVIGVLISDIALALLDPRIRLQGGSTK
- a CDS encoding ABC transporter substrate-binding protein; translated protein: MITRRTLLGMLASTCLPVSLAQAAAMLHEPEFFKDKLADGSLPPMAERIPKVPRVVNMASMGRTPGQYGGSARMIIGGQKDIRLMTINGYARLVGIDEHLVLQPDILESFEQVENRVYTFRLRDGHRWSDGHPFTTDDFVYYWEDVLNNKEMRPRGLPLDLLSEGQPPRFEVVDPLTVRYSWDVPKPDFLQRLSGPQPLTIVLPAHYMKQFHAKYADADTLKKLVEEEGTDDWTGLHINRSRTYRPENPDLPTLDPWRNTIAPPAEQFIFERNPYFHRVDETGQQLPYIDRVLLNVSASGIIPAKAGAGETDIQANGLDFADYTFLKDAEKRYPIKVRLWEHTQGSRIALLPNLNCGDQVWRDLFRDVRFRRALSVAIDREEINKASFFGLARESADTILPQSPLFKEEYQRAWAQFDPGLANRLLDEAGLTWNEDESLRLLPDGREASLIVESAGESTLETDVLELVTDHWREVGLKLHVRTSQRDVFRSRALGGEIMISVQQGIDNGIPTADMSPSALAPTGDEQLQWPVWGLHYLSAEQKGEAPDLPEAKRLVDLMKLWKRTTSTAEREGIWREMLSIYTDQVFSIGIVNGTLQPVLTNRKIKNVPEKGLYGFDPTAFMGAYMPDTFWFDGSA
- a CDS encoding ABC transporter ATP-binding protein yields the protein MILGADLLRIEDLSISFAMLGGQVDAVKRASLRVLPGRVTALVGESGSGKSVISQSIMRILPRVATASGRILFNDPLTGEQTDILKLSQDGPDIRAIRGRRIGKIFQEPMTSLSPLHTIGDQVSEVLTIHEDMSKDERRERTIEMLRMVGFSKPERAFNMYPFELSGGMRQRAMIALALICRPALLIADEPTTALDVTIQAQILRLLKDLQQEFNMAMLLITHDLGVVANVADEVVVIYHGEIMEAGPVEDIFRRPAHPYLKGLMAAVPHFDMKPGERLKALRDVPVNASHLIGTTGSTKEAAGSEILLSVRDVTKSFQIRKGGFFRPSVEAPVRAVDGVSFDIRRGECLGLVGESGCGKTTVSKMLMRAVTPDSGSITFNDRNGPVDVLKAEGSDLQKLRAKIQMVFQDPVSSLSPRMTVQNILAEPLEIHDRGTSKSRQETVGALMEVIGLNRRYLNRYPHSFSGGQRQRIGIARALALGPELLICDEPVSALDVSVQAQILNLLKDLQKDLGLTYLFISHNLAVVDYMADRIAVMCAGRIVELAPRETLMRAPVHPYTKSLLAAVPFPDLDRPLDFSALKAASASDMRNWSAQFQRDPGGDGLATVDLGEGHLVLARRNADVKELRP